A single window of Anaerocolumna chitinilytica DNA harbors:
- a CDS encoding AraC family transcriptional regulator: MDWNIRLNRALDYIEENLSNEIEFDYAAKLAFCSRNDLSNMFFIVTGVQLSEYIRRRRLSLAALELQNSNEKIIDIAMKYGYSSPTAFNRAFQNQHKASPQYVRSRKIFINSYPRITFQIILNGEIKMKCRIEKKEAFRIVGVKKTFRNDMVENLVPFFWRDLPQETYEKIIKQSNGEPKGLLGLCADFDNEHTFDYYIATSTKNSEVQGLDLIDIPEATWAIFEAEGTLMELVNRIWREWFPSSGYRRADNSIPDVEVYFDYDFPKDNYTYELWYPVVKE; encoded by the coding sequence TTGGATTGGAATATACGGCTGAATAGGGCACTTGATTACATTGAAGAAAATTTGAGTAATGAAATTGAATTTGACTATGCTGCTAAGCTGGCATTTTGTTCTCGCAATGATTTATCAAATATGTTTTTCATTGTTACAGGAGTACAGTTAAGCGAATACATCAGGCGCCGACGTCTTTCGCTTGCAGCACTTGAACTACAAAACAGTAATGAAAAAATCATAGATATAGCAATGAAATATGGTTATTCATCGCCTACAGCATTTAATAGAGCTTTTCAAAATCAACATAAGGCATCACCTCAATATGTAAGAAGCCGAAAAATCTTTATCAATTCCTATCCTCGCATCACTTTCCAAATAATATTGAATGGAGAGATCAAAATGAAGTGTAGAATTGAGAAAAAAGAGGCTTTTAGAATAGTTGGAGTCAAGAAAACATTCCGAAATGATATGGTGGAAAATTTAGTACCATTTTTCTGGCGTGATTTACCACAAGAAACCTATGAAAAAATCATAAAACAATCTAATGGTGAACCAAAAGGTTTGTTAGGTTTATGCGCTGACTTTGATAATGAACATACATTTGATTATTACATTGCCACATCAACTAAAAATTCTGAGGTACAGGGTTTAGACCTGATTGATATTCCAGAAGCTACTTGGGCTATTTTCGAAGCAGAAGGAACATTAATGGAGTTGGTTAATCGTATATGGCGGGAATGGTTTCCATCTTCCGGATACAGAAGGGCGGATAATTCTATCCCTGATGTTGAAGTGTATTTTGATTATGACTTCCCGAAAGATAATTATACTTATGAACTTTGGTATCCTGTTGTAAAGGAGTAG
- a CDS encoding aldose 1-epimerase family protein — protein sequence MSSHILKNEELTLTFSDAGAELQAITDTKTGKEYLWNADPAYWKRISPVLFPIVGNLKNKTYSYQGQNYSLPQHGFARDMEFALLESTENSLSFLLESSNETLEVYPFPFQLIIRYTLIKRTVTVTWEVKNPGEESMYFSIGGHPAFLCPINPEDKQTDYYFSFDSNAPITVSKVSENGLIVTDSSLSPVIIPLQDGLLPIDSHLFDDDALVIENNQYHSVSLLTPDKKPYVTVAFDAPLFGLWSPTKKNAPFVCIEPWYGRCDSEDYNGTLENREWGNVLEAGKIFQKSYTITIG from the coding sequence ATGTCATCCCATATTTTAAAAAATGAAGAGTTAACTCTTACTTTCTCTGATGCTGGAGCTGAGTTGCAGGCTATAACGGATACAAAAACAGGAAAAGAATATCTCTGGAATGCCGATCCTGCTTATTGGAAACGGATTTCACCCGTATTATTTCCCATTGTAGGTAATCTAAAGAATAAAACTTATTCCTATCAAGGACAAAACTATTCCTTACCTCAGCATGGTTTTGCCAGAGATATGGAATTTGCTTTATTAGAATCAACGGAAAATTCCTTGAGTTTCTTATTAGAATCTTCCAATGAAACCTTAGAAGTATATCCATTTCCTTTTCAGCTTATTATTCGATACACTTTGATTAAAAGGACTGTTACGGTTACATGGGAAGTGAAAAACCCTGGTGAAGAATCCATGTATTTTTCCATTGGAGGACATCCTGCGTTTTTATGTCCCATTAATCCTGAGGACAAACAAACCGATTACTATTTTAGTTTTGATTCTAATGCTCCTATTACGGTGAGTAAAGTCAGTGAGAATGGTCTAATTGTTACAGATTCCTCGTTGTCACCGGTTATTATACCATTACAAGATGGATTACTTCCAATTGATTCACACCTCTTTGATGATGACGCTTTGGTTATTGAAAATAATCAATATCATTCTGTCTCATTACTGACACCGGATAAAAAGCCCTATGTAACGGTTGCTTTTGATGCTCCTTTATTTGGTCTTTGGTCACCTACTAAAAAGAATGCACCTTTTGTATGTATTGAACCCTGGTACGGCCGTTGTGATAGTGAAGATTATAATGGAACTCTAGAAAACAGAGAATGGGGAAATGTATTAGAGGCGGGCAAAATATTTCAAAAATCATATACTATAACAATTGGATAG
- a CDS encoding shikimate kinase — protein MNNIILIGFMGCGKTTVGQQLARKLNFSFLDTDKYIEQKNGRTVSSIFEDEGEEYFRDLETETIKELIGKLSQTIVSVGGGLPIKAGNSEILKSFGTVIYLEATKDTLAMRLKNDKVRPLLAGNDGLRKMELLYDKRLPFYEAACDIKIITEGKNLTEVVNCICERVKL, from the coding sequence ATGAATAATATAATTTTAATTGGATTTATGGGCTGCGGTAAGACAACCGTGGGACAGCAGCTTGCACGAAAGCTTAATTTTAGCTTTTTGGATACGGACAAGTACATTGAACAAAAAAATGGACGTACAGTGAGCAGTATATTTGAAGATGAGGGTGAAGAGTATTTCCGAGACCTTGAAACCGAAACAATAAAGGAGCTTATTGGAAAGTTAAGTCAAACGATAGTATCTGTTGGAGGCGGCCTTCCGATTAAAGCTGGAAACTCAGAAATTCTTAAGTCATTTGGCACTGTTATCTATCTGGAAGCTACCAAAGATACTTTAGCCATGAGATTAAAAAACGATAAAGTGAGACCTTTATTAGCCGGAAATGACGGACTTAGAAAAATGGAGCTTTTATATGATAAAAGGCTTCCTTTTTATGAAGCTGCATGTGATATTAAGATTATAACTGAGGGTAAAAATCTGACAGAGGTTGTTAATTGTATTTGTGAAAGAGTGAAATTGTAA
- a CDS encoding DUF1538 domain-containing protein, whose product MNNIASKIKESIYSVLPITILVLLLHLTIVKLPKATLSSFLIGSLLLILGMGLFTQGADMSMMIMGEKMGSFLTKSRKIWLLVIVSFLFGVIVTVAEPDLQVLARQTPGVPDKVLIWAVALGVGSFLVIAFLRTILQLKMKHILAVLYGIVFIIAIFTPNNFVSVAFDSGGVTTGPITVPFIMALGIGMAAVRGDKTSQEDSFGLISLCSVGPVMAVLVLGIFYKPSGSYERIILPEDSSFLIVLQAFLRHAPGYMHQVFVAIVPILAFFLVFQIFAIKIPVRQLIKIGIGLIYTFVGLVIFLTGVNVGFMPAGYYIGEHVAASAYSSLIIPLSMIFGYLTVAAEPAVHVLVNQVEEVSEGNISGKTMRISLSIGVALSAGLSMIRVLHGLSIWYFILPGYLIAVIMTFIVPPIFTSIAFDSGGVAAGTMTATFLLPLAIGACESVGGNVLEDAFGIIALVAMTPLITIECLGLLYNRKAARKQPEIPEELIIDIPSEPSGEISMEDEFVFFELEDEDYPENGLSASMAYEENPLPEFINSDELSSEGTEQGDSKYLEGLS is encoded by the coding sequence ATGAACAATATTGCATCAAAAATCAAGGAATCCATTTATTCAGTCCTTCCCATAACCATATTGGTTTTACTGCTCCATTTGACCATAGTAAAGCTGCCGAAAGCGACTTTAAGTTCATTTTTAATTGGCTCTTTGTTATTAATACTTGGTATGGGGTTATTCACACAGGGAGCTGATATGTCCATGATGATTATGGGCGAGAAGATGGGTTCATTCTTAACAAAATCACGAAAAATCTGGCTGTTGGTAATAGTATCTTTTCTATTTGGAGTTATTGTCACCGTCGCAGAACCAGACTTGCAAGTACTTGCCAGACAAACCCCCGGAGTTCCGGATAAGGTTTTGATATGGGCAGTGGCTCTTGGAGTGGGAAGTTTTTTAGTAATTGCTTTCCTTCGTACGATACTGCAGCTTAAGATGAAACATATTCTTGCTGTTCTCTATGGAATCGTGTTTATCATTGCAATTTTTACACCAAATAATTTTGTTTCTGTTGCTTTTGACTCCGGTGGTGTTACCACAGGACCGATTACCGTACCTTTTATAATGGCTTTGGGTATTGGTATGGCTGCCGTAAGAGGCGATAAAACTTCTCAGGAAGACAGCTTCGGCCTGATATCTCTATGCTCTGTGGGCCCCGTAATGGCGGTGCTTGTCTTAGGAATATTCTATAAACCTTCCGGCAGTTATGAAAGAATCATTCTCCCTGAGGATAGTTCCTTCCTTATAGTCCTCCAAGCCTTTTTAAGACACGCACCCGGCTATATGCATCAGGTATTTGTAGCTATCGTACCAATTCTGGCATTCTTTCTTGTTTTTCAAATTTTCGCAATAAAGATTCCTGTTAGACAACTGATTAAAATTGGTATCGGACTTATATATACCTTTGTAGGGCTTGTCATATTCCTTACCGGTGTAAATGTGGGATTTATGCCAGCAGGTTATTATATCGGTGAACACGTGGCAGCGTCAGCATACTCATCACTTATCATCCCTTTATCTATGATTTTTGGTTACCTGACAGTTGCAGCTGAACCGGCAGTTCACGTTCTTGTTAATCAGGTAGAGGAGGTGTCAGAAGGTAACATCTCAGGCAAAACTATGCGTATCAGCCTATCAATAGGAGTTGCCCTGTCAGCAGGATTATCTATGATACGCGTACTCCATGGCCTTTCTATATGGTATTTCATATTGCCAGGGTATCTGATAGCCGTTATAATGACATTTATAGTACCTCCTATCTTTACCTCCATCGCCTTTGATTCCGGTGGTGTGGCTGCTGGTACCATGACTGCCACTTTTTTACTTCCGCTAGCTATAGGTGCTTGTGAATCTGTTGGGGGAAATGTTTTAGAAGATGCTTTTGGTATTATAGCTCTTGTAGCAATGACACCTCTTATTACCATCGAATGCCTTGGACTATTATATAATAGAAAGGCTGCAAGGAAGCAGCCAGAAATCCCCGAAGAATTAATAATAGATATACCGTCAGAACCAAGTGGTGAGATTTCCATGGAGGATGAGTTTGTATTCTTTGAATTGGAAGATGAGGACTATCCGGAAAATGGGCTTTCAGCATCCATGGCTTATGAGGAAAATCCACTTCCTGAATTTATCAACAGCGACGAACTCAGTTCTGAGGGTACAGAGCAAGGGGACTCGAAATATCTGGAAGGTCTAAGCTGA
- a CDS encoding YqeG family HAD IIIA-type phosphatase, producing the protein MIHNFFPDESADSAYKIDYKSLYNRGYRGILFDIDNTLVEHGKDADDKAVKLILDLNKLGFKVCFISNNSEERVKRFNKDLHQSYIYKAGKPGRSGYLKGVKTLGTTLSNTVFIGDQLFTDIYGARRAGLKSIFVNPIGKDIEIQIILKRYLEKLVLFFYNHSHTKKRK; encoded by the coding sequence ATGATTCATAATTTTTTTCCTGATGAATCAGCAGATTCTGCATATAAGATTGATTATAAATCTCTTTATAATAGAGGTTACAGAGGTATTCTATTTGATATTGATAACACCCTTGTAGAACATGGTAAGGATGCCGACGATAAGGCTGTTAAATTAATTCTTGACTTAAACAAACTTGGCTTTAAGGTCTGTTTTATTTCCAATAACAGTGAAGAACGTGTAAAACGATTTAACAAAGATCTCCATCAAAGTTATATTTATAAAGCCGGAAAACCCGGAAGATCCGGTTATTTAAAAGGTGTAAAAACACTTGGTACAACCCTTTCAAATACTGTATTCATAGGGGATCAGCTATTTACAGATATTTACGGAGCAAGAAGGGCAGGACTTAAAAGTATCTTTGTGAACCCGATAGGTAAAGATATAGAAATTCAAATTATTTTAAAACGCTATCTGGAAAAGTTAGTACTATTCTTTTACAATCACTCTCATACGAAAAAGAGAAAATAG
- a CDS encoding YgiQ family radical SAM protein, with amino-acid sequence MIKDFLPISKEDMEKRGWEQCDFVFVIGDAYVDHHSFGPAIISRVLESHGYKVGIIAQPDWKDPSSIQILGTPRLGFLVSGGNMDTMVNHYTVAKKKRSMDYYSPGGVMGKRPDRATICYCNLIRKVYKHAPIIIGGIEASLRRLAHYDYWSDTVKRSILLDSQADILSYGMGEHSIVEIADALESGLKISDITFIDGTAYKTKNLESVYDAVMLPSFEEITKSKVDFAKSFNIQYNNTDPFSGQRLVEKYKENEYIIQNPPAKPLTQAEMDRVYSLPYMREYHPSYIPLGGIPAIEELKFSLISNRGCFGGCSFCALTFHQGRIIQTRSHESILAEANHLIWDKDFKGYINDVGGPTANFRHMACEKQKTKGACTNKQCLFPTPCKNLKVDHKDYLTLLRKLRSLPGVKKVFVRSGIRFDYLVQDKDPEFMRELCEHHVSGQLKVAPEHISDSVLELMGKPKNAVYEDFIRKYKKTNEEVGKKQFVVPYLMSSHPGSTLKEAIALAEYLRDLGYMPEQVQDFYPTPSTISTCMYYTGLDPRNLKPVYTPKTPHEKAMQRALIQYRNPKNYELVEEALTLAGRRDLIGFDKKCLIRPRGGAYSHSNDKNREKNGVQQQNHKKEANTSRNNTKTSSRQASNSKQAVKTKTNQKESGRNSRVSAPSSTGKRKGR; translated from the coding sequence ATGATTAAAGATTTTTTACCGATAAGTAAAGAAGATATGGAAAAAAGAGGCTGGGAGCAGTGTGACTTCGTATTCGTAATAGGTGATGCCTATGTGGATCACCACTCCTTTGGCCCTGCAATAATCAGCAGAGTACTGGAGAGCCATGGCTACAAGGTGGGTATTATAGCTCAACCGGACTGGAAGGATCCAAGCAGCATACAAATTCTTGGTACTCCAAGACTTGGGTTTTTAGTTAGTGGCGGCAATATGGATACCATGGTAAACCACTATACTGTTGCCAAGAAAAAGAGAAGTATGGATTATTATTCCCCCGGCGGAGTTATGGGTAAGAGACCGGATAGAGCAACCATATGTTATTGTAATCTGATACGTAAAGTCTATAAGCATGCACCTATAATTATAGGCGGAATTGAAGCAAGCCTTAGAAGGCTTGCCCATTACGATTACTGGAGTGATACCGTAAAGCGTTCTATTCTCCTTGATTCCCAGGCTGATATTCTTTCATACGGAATGGGTGAGCATTCCATCGTTGAGATAGCAGATGCCTTGGAAAGCGGTCTTAAGATTTCAGATATTACTTTTATTGATGGTACTGCCTATAAGACTAAAAATCTGGAGTCCGTTTATGACGCTGTAATGCTTCCGTCCTTTGAAGAAATCACAAAGAGTAAAGTTGATTTTGCAAAGAGTTTTAATATACAATACAACAACACAGACCCGTTTTCCGGTCAAAGACTGGTGGAGAAATATAAAGAGAATGAGTATATTATTCAGAACCCTCCGGCAAAACCTCTTACCCAGGCAGAGATGGATAGAGTTTATTCTCTTCCTTATATGAGAGAATACCATCCATCCTATATTCCTTTAGGTGGCATACCTGCTATTGAAGAACTGAAATTCAGTCTTATCAGTAACCGAGGATGCTTTGGAGGCTGCAGTTTTTGTGCTCTTACTTTTCACCAGGGAAGAATAATTCAGACTAGAAGTCATGAATCTATATTAGCCGAAGCAAATCATCTGATTTGGGATAAGGATTTTAAAGGCTATATTAACGATGTAGGCGGACCTACTGCAAATTTTCGGCACATGGCTTGTGAAAAGCAGAAGACCAAAGGCGCCTGTACGAATAAACAATGCCTTTTCCCGACACCTTGCAAGAATTTAAAGGTGGATCACAAGGATTATCTTACCCTTCTTCGAAAGCTTCGAAGTCTCCCGGGTGTAAAAAAGGTCTTTGTTCGTTCCGGAATCCGTTTTGATTATCTGGTTCAGGATAAAGACCCTGAATTTATGAGAGAACTTTGCGAACATCATGTCAGCGGGCAGCTTAAGGTTGCACCGGAACATATCAGTGACAGCGTATTGGAATTAATGGGTAAACCTAAGAATGCGGTATACGAAGATTTTATTAGGAAATATAAGAAAACCAATGAAGAGGTTGGTAAGAAGCAATTTGTAGTACCATACCTAATGTCCTCTCATCCTGGCTCTACCTTAAAGGAAGCAATTGCGCTGGCAGAATATTTAAGAGATTTGGGTTATATGCCGGAACAAGTGCAGGATTTTTACCCGACTCCTTCCACTATCTCTACCTGTATGTATTATACTGGCTTGGATCCCAGGAACTTAAAACCGGTGTACACTCCTAAAACCCCTCATGAAAAGGCAATGCAGCGGGCATTAATTCAATACAGAAATCCTAAGAACTATGAGCTGGTGGAAGAAGCCTTAACACTTGCCGGGCGCAGAGATCTTATCGGATTTGATAAAAAATGCCTCATAAGGCCAAGAGGAGGAGCATATTCTCATAGTAATGATAAAAATCGTGAGAAGAATGGTGTTCAGCAGCAAAATCATAAGAAAGAGGCAAACACTTCAAGAAATAACACTAAAACTTCCTCCAGACAAGCCTCAAACAGTAAACAGGCGGTTAAGACAAAGACCAATCAGAAGGAAAGCGGCAGAAACAGCAGAGTATCTGCACCTTCCTCCACCGGAAAGAGAAAAGGACGATAA
- a CDS encoding P-II family nitrogen regulator, which produces MEKMKLLLSIVDSDSENKLTDMYVKNHVPYNILTHGQGTASSDILDYLGIGETRKGVVFSIVAEGQINHIIGLLKKEMDFDKPGMGVAFTIPLSCISSILTKLDKNQMDLSRKDCEEIVMKKERSHELIIIVVAQGHSEIAMDAAKKAGANGGTVIHARGAGSSELAKFYEITIQPEKELIMLVTAIQNKVKIMTAVNEALGNHNDSKGIMFSLPIDETVGLGTDIPGFCE; this is translated from the coding sequence ATGGAAAAAATGAAACTGTTACTTTCGATTGTTGATTCCGATTCTGAAAACAAACTAACAGATATGTATGTGAAGAATCATGTGCCATATAATATTCTGACCCATGGGCAGGGAACTGCAAGTTCGGATATTCTCGACTACTTAGGAATAGGTGAGACTAGAAAAGGTGTTGTTTTCAGCATAGTAGCAGAGGGACAAATCAATCATATCATAGGATTATTAAAAAAGGAGATGGACTTTGATAAGCCCGGTATGGGAGTCGCTTTTACCATCCCCTTATCCTGTATCAGCAGTATTCTTACTAAGCTTGATAAAAACCAAATGGACTTATCCCGAAAGGATTGCGAGGAAATTGTCATGAAAAAAGAAAGATCACACGAATTGATCATCATAGTCGTTGCTCAAGGGCATAGTGAGATAGCAATGGACGCTGCCAAAAAAGCCGGAGCCAACGGTGGTACTGTAATTCATGCAAGAGGTGCCGGAAGTTCAGAACTTGCTAAGTTCTATGAAATAACCATTCAGCCGGAAAAAGAATTAATTATGCTTGTTACAGCTATTCAAAACAAAGTAAAGATTATGACAGCTGTAAATGAAGCCCTTGGCAATCATAATGATTCGAAAGGAATAATGTTTTCGCTGCCTATCGATGAAACCGTTGGCCTTGGTACAGATATTCCGGGATTTTGTGAGTAA
- the efp gene encoding elongation factor P: MVSAGDFRNGLTIELDNNVYQVIEFQHVKPGKGAAFVRTKLRNIKNGGVVERTFRPTEKCPQAHIERADMQYLYKDGDLFNFMDVNTYDQFALNEESVGDSLKFVKENDMVKMLSHNGQVFAIEPPLFVELVITSTEPGFKGDTAQGATKPAIVETGATVYVPLFVDQGDKISIDTRTGEYLKRV, from the coding sequence ATGGTATCAGCAGGCGATTTTAGAAATGGCTTAACTATCGAATTAGATAATAATGTTTATCAGGTAATTGAATTTCAGCATGTAAAACCGGGAAAAGGTGCAGCTTTTGTTCGTACTAAGCTTAGAAATATCAAGAACGGCGGTGTTGTAGAAAGAACTTTCAGACCTACAGAAAAGTGTCCTCAAGCTCACATTGAACGTGCAGACATGCAGTACTTATATAAAGACGGAGATCTTTTTAACTTCATGGATGTTAATACTTACGATCAGTTCGCTTTAAATGAAGAATCCGTAGGAGATTCTTTAAAGTTCGTAAAAGAAAATGATATGGTTAAGATGCTTTCTCACAATGGACAGGTATTCGCTATCGAACCCCCGTTATTCGTTGAACTTGTTATTACAAGTACTGAACCTGGCTTCAAAGGTGATACAGCACAGGGTGCTACAAAACCTGCTATCGTTGAAACTGGTGCAACCGTTTATGTTCCTTTATTCGTTGATCAGGGCGATAAAATCAGCATTGACACCAGAACAGGTGAGTATTTAAAGAGAGTATAA
- a CDS encoding ROK family protein, with amino-acid sequence MKYYIGIDLGGTNLVVGLVSESASLIDKESVLTNVRAGAAELLADMKAVTDKLLKRNNLELYQIESIGIGVPGAANRVTGMIEFANNLNVSNEPFLPMAKEVFKGQTVYFNNDANAAAWGEYLAGAASNAKSFVAVTLGTGVGGGIIIDGEIFEGVNFAAGEIGHMVIVADGIPCNCGRAGCFEAYASATALIQQTKAAMKGDVFSLLWELCSDDISKVEGKTLFDAVRRGDETAVRVLKQYIKYLAAGIINIINVFQPEIICIGGGISKAGDLLIEPIKELIAKESYSRTSAKQTRIVTAKLYNDAGIIGAALLRDVNQPS; translated from the coding sequence ATGAAATATTATATTGGAATTGATCTTGGAGGTACAAATCTTGTTGTCGGACTTGTAAGTGAATCTGCTTCGCTAATAGATAAAGAGTCTGTCTTAACGAATGTTAGGGCAGGAGCAGCCGAGCTGCTTGCTGATATGAAAGCTGTGACCGATAAGCTTCTGAAAAGAAATAACCTTGAACTATATCAAATTGAATCGATTGGTATAGGTGTTCCCGGAGCTGCTAATCGTGTGACCGGAATGATTGAATTTGCTAATAATCTAAATGTCAGCAATGAGCCTTTTCTGCCGATGGCAAAAGAAGTCTTTAAAGGCCAAACCGTATATTTTAATAACGATGCCAATGCCGCAGCCTGGGGAGAGTATCTGGCAGGTGCCGCTTCCAATGCAAAATCCTTTGTTGCGGTTACATTGGGAACTGGTGTCGGCGGTGGGATTATTATAGATGGTGAAATCTTTGAAGGAGTGAATTTTGCAGCCGGTGAAATTGGCCATATGGTTATTGTAGCTGACGGCATCCCCTGTAACTGCGGAAGGGCTGGTTGCTTTGAGGCTTATGCTTCCGCTACCGCTCTCATACAGCAGACAAAAGCAGCCATGAAAGGGGATGTATTCTCCCTTCTATGGGAATTATGCTCTGATGATATCAGCAAAGTAGAAGGAAAAACGCTATTTGATGCCGTTAGAAGAGGCGATGAAACAGCTGTCAGAGTTTTAAAACAATATATTAAATACCTGGCCGCAGGAATAATTAATATCATTAATGTATTCCAGCCTGAAATAATCTGCATCGGCGGAGGCATCAGTAAAGCCGGAGACCTGTTAATTGAGCCGATAAAAGAACTCATTGCCAAAGAAAGCTATTCCAGAACGTCTGCTAAACAGACAAGAATAGTAACTGCAAAGCTCTATAATGATGCCGGAATTATCGGTGCGGCATTACTAAGAGATGTCAATCAACCGTCTTAA
- the aroQ gene encoding type II 3-dehydroquinate dehydratase — protein MKLLVINGPNLNFLGIREKSVYGNEDYGYLKSIIQEKAVNENITVDIFQSNTEGNIIDRLQEAYYDGTQGIIINPGAFTHYSYAIRDALASLSIPIIEIHISNVHKREEFRHTSVTAPVCTGQIVGLGLKGYLLAMDALKSMIN, from the coding sequence ATGAAGCTATTGGTTATTAACGGACCCAATCTTAACTTTCTAGGTATCCGTGAAAAATCCGTATACGGAAACGAAGATTACGGCTATCTAAAATCAATCATTCAAGAAAAAGCGGTTAATGAAAATATTACCGTAGATATTTTCCAGAGCAATACGGAAGGAAATATTATTGACAGGCTTCAGGAAGCATATTATGACGGGACACAGGGTATTATAATTAACCCAGGTGCTTTTACCCATTATAGCTATGCTATTCGGGATGCTCTTGCCTCTTTGTCTATACCGATTATTGAAATACATATATCCAATGTTCATAAGCGTGAAGAATTCCGGCATACTTCAGTTACAGCACCTGTTTGCACCGGTCAAATTGTAGGGCTTGGCTTAAAAGGATATTTGCTTGCCATGGATGCATTAAAGTCCATGATAAATTAG
- a CDS encoding gamma-glutamyl-gamma-aminobutyrate hydrolase family protein: MILLMKIPVIGITPHYETDNNKVCVASMYMEAILHAGGVPLLLPLKAGKEALAAAVKVCDGFLFTGGPDIDPFRFGEETIPECDVVNPERDEMEEILFHLIMEVNKPVFGICRGIQVLNVFLGGTLYQDIPAQFQGKLSLCHSQKSGRTVLSHSVSIQKKSLLHDILKTDSLMVNSFHHQGIKELAPSLKVAAESKDGLIEAVYLENHPFFLAVQWHPEHLFRVNEGAEKLFKAFVKAC; encoded by the coding sequence ATGATATTATTAATGAAAATTCCTGTAATCGGCATTACCCCTCATTATGAAACTGACAATAATAAAGTCTGTGTTGCCTCTATGTATATGGAAGCCATTCTCCATGCAGGAGGCGTACCACTCTTACTTCCTTTAAAAGCCGGAAAGGAAGCTCTTGCCGCTGCGGTAAAGGTCTGTGACGGATTTCTTTTTACAGGAGGGCCTGATATCGACCCTTTCCGTTTTGGAGAGGAAACCATTCCGGAGTGTGATGTGGTTAATCCTGAAAGGGATGAAATGGAGGAAATTCTATTTCATCTGATTATGGAAGTAAATAAACCGGTGTTTGGAATATGCAGAGGAATACAGGTGCTTAATGTATTTCTTGGTGGTACATTGTATCAGGATATTCCGGCACAGTTTCAGGGAAAGTTAAGTCTTTGCCATTCCCAAAAATCCGGACGAACGGTTTTATCCCATAGTGTGTCAATCCAAAAGAAAAGCCTGCTTCATGATATCCTTAAGACGGATTCCCTTATGGTTAACAGCTTTCACCATCAAGGCATCAAGGAACTTGCTCCTTCTCTGAAAGTTGCGGCAGAATCAAAGGATGGTTTAATAGAAGCCGTATATCTGGAGAATCATCCCTTTTTCCTGGCTGTTCAATGGCATCCGGAGCACCTTTTCCGGGTGAATGAAGGGGCAGAAAAACTTTTTAAAGCATTTGTTAAAGCCTGTTAA